A genomic region of Ammospiza nelsoni isolate bAmmNel1 chromosome 3, bAmmNel1.pri, whole genome shotgun sequence contains the following coding sequences:
- the LATS1 gene encoding serine/threonine-protein kinase LATS1 isoform X2 — protein sequence MKRSEKPEGYRQMRPKTFPASNYTGSSQQMLQEIRESLRNLPKPSDAAKADHSMGKMLPEDPRQGRNPPKFVTYHKVLQEIRNSLLPFANEATSAVKGTSEVNRQMLQDLQAAGFDEDMVIQALRQTNNRSIEAAIEFISKMSYQDPRREQMVAAAARPVNAAGAVQQSVNRKQSWKGSKESLVPQRHGPSLAEGVVYRSESPSSQPDVGRPLSGSGIAAFAQAHPANGQRVNPPPLPQIRSVTPPPPPPRGQTPPPRGTTPPPPSWEPNSQTKRYSGNMEYVISRISPVPPGAWQDGYPPPPMNPPPMNSSAQGQRGMSAVPIGRQPIIMQSSANSKFSFPSGRAGMQNGNCQAEFIVHQNVVSGNSVSRQPPPYPMNPTNRQSPTALQMQAGGSAPPSAYTNGNIPQAIMVPNRNSHNLELYNTSVAGIPASWSQPSPVQPQASPGNGHDMPAWQPSIPVRSNSFNNHHGSRQSHSGSSQPSATTVTAITPAPIQQPVKSMRVLKPELQTALAPTHPSWMPQPVQTVQTIPFSDSPSTNMAVMPPVVEAPNYQGPPPPYPKHLLHQNPSVNLYEAGPKLSKEEPPPLAREDENEKNYECVDSIDKEKKQITTSPVPVRKNKKDEERRESRIQSYSPQAFKFFMEQHVENILKSHQQRLHRKKQLENEMMRVGLSPEARDQMRKMLCQKESNYIRLRRAKMDKSMFVKIKTLGVGAFGEVCLARKVDTNALYATKTLRKKDVLLRNQVAHVKAERDILAEADNEWVVRLYYSFQDKDNLYFVMDYIPGGDMMSLLIRMGVFPENLARFYTAELTCAVESVHKMGFIHRDIKPDNILIDRDGHIKLTDFGLCTGFRWTHDSKYYQSGDHARQDSMDFSSEWGDPANCRCGDRLKPLERRAARQHQRCLAHSLVGTPNYIAPEVLLRTGYTQLCDWWSVGVILFEMLVGQPPFLAQTPLETQMKVINWQTALHIPPQAKLTPEASDLIIKLCRGPEDRLGKNGADEIKAHPFFKTIDFSSDLRRQSAFYIPKIAHPTDTSNFDPVDPDKLWSDDDKEGNRNDTLNGWYKNGKHPEHAFYEFTFRRFFDDNGYPYNNPKPIEYEYGNSQNSEQQSDDDDDQQASRGVQSRDLVYV from the exons ATGAAGAGAAGTGAGAAGCCAGAAGGTTATAGACAAATGAGGCCTAAAACTTTTCCTGCCAGTAATTAtactggcagcagccagcagatgCTACAGGAAATACGAGAGAGCCTCAGGAATTTGCCTAAACCCTCAGATGCTGCTAAAGCTGATCACAGCATGGGCAAAATGTTACCTGAAGATCCTAGACAAGGCCGAAATCCCCCTAAATTTGTAACATATCACAAGGTTTTGCAGGAGATAAGAAACTCACTTCTGCCTTTTGCAAATGAAGCAACCTCAGCTGTCAAAGGAACATCAGAAGTTAATCGACAGATGCTGCAAGATTTGCAAGCTGCTGGCTTTGATGAG GATATGGTTATACAAGCTCTCAGACAAACTAACAACCGTAGTATAGAGGCTGCCATTGAATTTATAAGTAAAATGAGCTACCAGGATCCTCGTCGGGAACAGATggttgcagcagcagcaagaccTGTAAACGCAG caggggctgtgcagcagtCGGTGAACCGcaagcagagctggaagggtTCTAAGGAGTCCCTGGTTCCTCAGCGGCACGGCCCTTCCCTGGCAGAGGGTGTGGTTTATCGCTCGGAAAGTCCCAGCTCGCAGCCTGATGTCGGAAGGCCGTTATCTGGATCTGGCATTGCGGCGTTTGCTCAGGCTCATCCTGCCAATGGACAAAGAGTGAATCCCCCACCTCTGCCGCAGATAAGGAGTGTCacacctcctcctccacctcctcgGGGGCAGACACCCCCTCCAAGGGGAACTActcctccacctccttcctGGGAGCCAAATTCTCAAACGAAGCGGTACTCTGGAAACATGGAATATGTGATCTCCCGTATTTCTCCAGTGCCACCGGGAGCATGGCAGGATGGTTATCCACCTCCACCTATGAATCCTCCTCCTATGAATTCATCCGCACAGGGGCAGAGAGGCATGAGTGCTGTCCCCATTGGCAGGCAACCGATAATCATGCAGAGTTCTGCCAACAGCAAATTTAGTTTTCCCTCAGGAAGAGCTGGAATGCAAAATGGCAATTGTCAGGCAGAATTCATAGTTCACCAGAATGTGGTGTCTGGAAATTCGGTGAGTCGCCAGCCACCCCCATATCCAATGAATCCAACCAACAGGCAGAGTCCCACAGCACTACAGATGCAGGCAGGAGGATCTGCTCCTCCTTCGGCATACACCAATGGGAATATTCCTCAGGCAATAATGGTGCCAAACAGAAACAGTCACAACCTGGAGCTTTACAACACCAGCGTGGCTGGAATACCTGCATCCTGGTCTCAGCCTTCCCCCGTGCAGCCGCAGGCGTCGCCGGGCAATGGGCATGACATGCCCGCGTGGCAGCCCAGTATTCCCGTGCGCTCCAACTCCTTCAACAACCATCACGGCAGCAGGCAGAGTCACTCGGGCAGCTCGCAGCCTTCGGCCACCACGGTGACAGCCATAACGCCTGCTCCCATTCAGCAGCCAGTGAAAAGCATGCGCGTGTTGAAACCAGAGCTGCAGACTGCGCTGGCCCCCACTCACCCTTCCTGGATGCCGCAGCCCGTGCAAACCGTTCAGACCATTCCCTTCTCCGACAGTCCCTCTACCAATATGGCAGTTATGCCTCCTGTTGTGGAAGCTCCAAATTACCAGGGTCCCCCACCACCTTACCCCAAACACTTGTTACATCAGAACCCTTCTGTCAATCTGTATGAGGCAGGACCCAAGCTCAGCAAGGAGGAGCCACCTCCTTTAGCCAGGGAGGATGAGAATGAAAAGAATTACGAATGTGTTGATTCAATAGataaagaaaagaagcaaattaCAACCTCACCTGTTCCTGTtagaaaaaacaagaaagatgaagaaagaaGAGAGTCTCGCATTCAGAGTTATTCCCCTCAAGCCTTTAAATTCTTCATGGAGCAGCATGTGGAGAATATACTCAAGTCACACCAGCAACGTTTGCACCGGAAAAAACAGCTAGAAAATGAAATGATGCGG GTTGGATTGTCACCAGAGGCCCGGGATCAAATGAGGAAAATGTTGTGCCAGAAAGAGTCAAATTACATTCGGCTAAGAAGAGCTAAAATGGACAAGTCAATGtttgtaaaaattaaaaccctGGGAGTTGGTGCATTTGGAGAAGTTTGCCTAGCAAGGAAGGTGGATACTAATGCTCTATATGCAACAAAGACTCTGAGGAAAAAAGATGTCTTGCTTAGAAATCAAGTTGCTCATGTTAAAGCTGAGCGGGATATCCTTGCAGAAGCTGATAATGAATGGGTAGTTCGACTGTACTATTCATTCCAAGATAAGGACAATTTGTACTTTGTAATGGACTACATTCCAGGAGGTGATATGATGAGTCTCCTAATTAGAATGGGTGTCTTCCCAGAAAATCTGGCACGGTTCTACACAGCAGAACTGACGTGTGCAGTTGAGAGTGTTCATAAAATGGGCTTCATCCACAGGGATATTAAACCTGACAATATCTTGATAGACCGTGATGGTCATATCAAACTGACTGACTTCGGGCTCTGTACTGGCTTTCGGTGGACCCATGACTCCAAGTACTACCAGAGTG GTGACCATGCCCGTCAGGACAGTATGGATTTCAGCAGCGAGTGGGGTGACCCGGCCAACTGCAGGTGTGGGGATCGGCTGAAGCCGCTGGAGCGCAGGGCGGCGCGGCAgcaccagcgctgcctggcCCACTCCCTGGTGGGCACTCCCAACTACATTGCACCTGAAGTGTTGTTACGGACAG GTTACACACAGTTGTGTGACTGGTGGAGTGTTGGAGTAATTCTCTTTGAGATGCTGGTGGGGCAGCCTCCATTCCTTGCACAGACGCCACTGGAAACACAAATGAAG GTTATCAACTGGCAAACTGCACTTCATATTCCACCTCAGGCTAAATTGACTCCCGAGGCCTCTGACCTCATTATTAAGCTCTGCCGAGGGCCAGAAGATCGTTTGGGCAAAAACGGCGCAGATGAAATAAAAGCTCATccatttttcaaaacaattgATTTTTCCAGCGATCTGCGGCGACAGTCTGCCTTCTACATTCCCAAAATTGCTCATCCCACGGACACATCCAACTTTGATCCAGTTGATCCAGATAAATTGTGGAGTGATGATGATAAGGAGGGGAACAGAAATGATACCCTCAATGGGTGGTACAAAAACGGAAAACATCCTGAACACGCTTTTTATGAGTTCACCTTCCGAAGGTTTTTTGATGACAATGGCTACCCATACAACAATCCAAAGCCCATTGAGTATGAGTATGGTAATTCCCAAAACTCAGAACAGCAGtcagatgatgatgatgatcaACAGGCAAGTAGAGGAGTTCAGAGTCGTGATCTGGTTTATGTTTAG
- the LATS1 gene encoding serine/threonine-protein kinase LATS1 isoform X1, whose protein sequence is MKRSEKPEGYRQMRPKTFPASNYTGSSQQMLQEIRESLRNLPKPSDAAKADHSMGKMLPEDPRQGRNPPKFVTYHKVLQEIRNSLLPFANEATSAVKGTSEVNRQMLQDLQAAGFDEDMVIQALRQTNNRSIEAAIEFISKMSYQDPRREQMVAAAARPVNAGMKPPAGAVQQSVNRKQSWKGSKESLVPQRHGPSLAEGVVYRSESPSSQPDVGRPLSGSGIAAFAQAHPANGQRVNPPPLPQIRSVTPPPPPPRGQTPPPRGTTPPPPSWEPNSQTKRYSGNMEYVISRISPVPPGAWQDGYPPPPMNPPPMNSSAQGQRGMSAVPIGRQPIIMQSSANSKFSFPSGRAGMQNGNCQAEFIVHQNVVSGNSVSRQPPPYPMNPTNRQSPTALQMQAGGSAPPSAYTNGNIPQAIMVPNRNSHNLELYNTSVAGIPASWSQPSPVQPQASPGNGHDMPAWQPSIPVRSNSFNNHHGSRQSHSGSSQPSATTVTAITPAPIQQPVKSMRVLKPELQTALAPTHPSWMPQPVQTVQTIPFSDSPSTNMAVMPPVVEAPNYQGPPPPYPKHLLHQNPSVNLYEAGPKLSKEEPPPLAREDENEKNYECVDSIDKEKKQITTSPVPVRKNKKDEERRESRIQSYSPQAFKFFMEQHVENILKSHQQRLHRKKQLENEMMRVGLSPEARDQMRKMLCQKESNYIRLRRAKMDKSMFVKIKTLGVGAFGEVCLARKVDTNALYATKTLRKKDVLLRNQVAHVKAERDILAEADNEWVVRLYYSFQDKDNLYFVMDYIPGGDMMSLLIRMGVFPENLARFYTAELTCAVESVHKMGFIHRDIKPDNILIDRDGHIKLTDFGLCTGFRWTHDSKYYQSGDHARQDSMDFSSEWGDPANCRCGDRLKPLERRAARQHQRCLAHSLVGTPNYIAPEVLLRTGYTQLCDWWSVGVILFEMLVGQPPFLAQTPLETQMKVINWQTALHIPPQAKLTPEASDLIIKLCRGPEDRLGKNGADEIKAHPFFKTIDFSSDLRRQSAFYIPKIAHPTDTSNFDPVDPDKLWSDDDKEGNRNDTLNGWYKNGKHPEHAFYEFTFRRFFDDNGYPYNNPKPIEYEYGNSQNSEQQSDDDDDQQASRGVQSRDLVYV, encoded by the exons ATGAAGAGAAGTGAGAAGCCAGAAGGTTATAGACAAATGAGGCCTAAAACTTTTCCTGCCAGTAATTAtactggcagcagccagcagatgCTACAGGAAATACGAGAGAGCCTCAGGAATTTGCCTAAACCCTCAGATGCTGCTAAAGCTGATCACAGCATGGGCAAAATGTTACCTGAAGATCCTAGACAAGGCCGAAATCCCCCTAAATTTGTAACATATCACAAGGTTTTGCAGGAGATAAGAAACTCACTTCTGCCTTTTGCAAATGAAGCAACCTCAGCTGTCAAAGGAACATCAGAAGTTAATCGACAGATGCTGCAAGATTTGCAAGCTGCTGGCTTTGATGAG GATATGGTTATACAAGCTCTCAGACAAACTAACAACCGTAGTATAGAGGCTGCCATTGAATTTATAAGTAAAATGAGCTACCAGGATCCTCGTCGGGAACAGATggttgcagcagcagcaagaccTGTAAACGCAGGTATGAAACCGCCAG caggggctgtgcagcagtCGGTGAACCGcaagcagagctggaagggtTCTAAGGAGTCCCTGGTTCCTCAGCGGCACGGCCCTTCCCTGGCAGAGGGTGTGGTTTATCGCTCGGAAAGTCCCAGCTCGCAGCCTGATGTCGGAAGGCCGTTATCTGGATCTGGCATTGCGGCGTTTGCTCAGGCTCATCCTGCCAATGGACAAAGAGTGAATCCCCCACCTCTGCCGCAGATAAGGAGTGTCacacctcctcctccacctcctcgGGGGCAGACACCCCCTCCAAGGGGAACTActcctccacctccttcctGGGAGCCAAATTCTCAAACGAAGCGGTACTCTGGAAACATGGAATATGTGATCTCCCGTATTTCTCCAGTGCCACCGGGAGCATGGCAGGATGGTTATCCACCTCCACCTATGAATCCTCCTCCTATGAATTCATCCGCACAGGGGCAGAGAGGCATGAGTGCTGTCCCCATTGGCAGGCAACCGATAATCATGCAGAGTTCTGCCAACAGCAAATTTAGTTTTCCCTCAGGAAGAGCTGGAATGCAAAATGGCAATTGTCAGGCAGAATTCATAGTTCACCAGAATGTGGTGTCTGGAAATTCGGTGAGTCGCCAGCCACCCCCATATCCAATGAATCCAACCAACAGGCAGAGTCCCACAGCACTACAGATGCAGGCAGGAGGATCTGCTCCTCCTTCGGCATACACCAATGGGAATATTCCTCAGGCAATAATGGTGCCAAACAGAAACAGTCACAACCTGGAGCTTTACAACACCAGCGTGGCTGGAATACCTGCATCCTGGTCTCAGCCTTCCCCCGTGCAGCCGCAGGCGTCGCCGGGCAATGGGCATGACATGCCCGCGTGGCAGCCCAGTATTCCCGTGCGCTCCAACTCCTTCAACAACCATCACGGCAGCAGGCAGAGTCACTCGGGCAGCTCGCAGCCTTCGGCCACCACGGTGACAGCCATAACGCCTGCTCCCATTCAGCAGCCAGTGAAAAGCATGCGCGTGTTGAAACCAGAGCTGCAGACTGCGCTGGCCCCCACTCACCCTTCCTGGATGCCGCAGCCCGTGCAAACCGTTCAGACCATTCCCTTCTCCGACAGTCCCTCTACCAATATGGCAGTTATGCCTCCTGTTGTGGAAGCTCCAAATTACCAGGGTCCCCCACCACCTTACCCCAAACACTTGTTACATCAGAACCCTTCTGTCAATCTGTATGAGGCAGGACCCAAGCTCAGCAAGGAGGAGCCACCTCCTTTAGCCAGGGAGGATGAGAATGAAAAGAATTACGAATGTGTTGATTCAATAGataaagaaaagaagcaaattaCAACCTCACCTGTTCCTGTtagaaaaaacaagaaagatgaagaaagaaGAGAGTCTCGCATTCAGAGTTATTCCCCTCAAGCCTTTAAATTCTTCATGGAGCAGCATGTGGAGAATATACTCAAGTCACACCAGCAACGTTTGCACCGGAAAAAACAGCTAGAAAATGAAATGATGCGG GTTGGATTGTCACCAGAGGCCCGGGATCAAATGAGGAAAATGTTGTGCCAGAAAGAGTCAAATTACATTCGGCTAAGAAGAGCTAAAATGGACAAGTCAATGtttgtaaaaattaaaaccctGGGAGTTGGTGCATTTGGAGAAGTTTGCCTAGCAAGGAAGGTGGATACTAATGCTCTATATGCAACAAAGACTCTGAGGAAAAAAGATGTCTTGCTTAGAAATCAAGTTGCTCATGTTAAAGCTGAGCGGGATATCCTTGCAGAAGCTGATAATGAATGGGTAGTTCGACTGTACTATTCATTCCAAGATAAGGACAATTTGTACTTTGTAATGGACTACATTCCAGGAGGTGATATGATGAGTCTCCTAATTAGAATGGGTGTCTTCCCAGAAAATCTGGCACGGTTCTACACAGCAGAACTGACGTGTGCAGTTGAGAGTGTTCATAAAATGGGCTTCATCCACAGGGATATTAAACCTGACAATATCTTGATAGACCGTGATGGTCATATCAAACTGACTGACTTCGGGCTCTGTACTGGCTTTCGGTGGACCCATGACTCCAAGTACTACCAGAGTG GTGACCATGCCCGTCAGGACAGTATGGATTTCAGCAGCGAGTGGGGTGACCCGGCCAACTGCAGGTGTGGGGATCGGCTGAAGCCGCTGGAGCGCAGGGCGGCGCGGCAgcaccagcgctgcctggcCCACTCCCTGGTGGGCACTCCCAACTACATTGCACCTGAAGTGTTGTTACGGACAG GTTACACACAGTTGTGTGACTGGTGGAGTGTTGGAGTAATTCTCTTTGAGATGCTGGTGGGGCAGCCTCCATTCCTTGCACAGACGCCACTGGAAACACAAATGAAG GTTATCAACTGGCAAACTGCACTTCATATTCCACCTCAGGCTAAATTGACTCCCGAGGCCTCTGACCTCATTATTAAGCTCTGCCGAGGGCCAGAAGATCGTTTGGGCAAAAACGGCGCAGATGAAATAAAAGCTCATccatttttcaaaacaattgATTTTTCCAGCGATCTGCGGCGACAGTCTGCCTTCTACATTCCCAAAATTGCTCATCCCACGGACACATCCAACTTTGATCCAGTTGATCCAGATAAATTGTGGAGTGATGATGATAAGGAGGGGAACAGAAATGATACCCTCAATGGGTGGTACAAAAACGGAAAACATCCTGAACACGCTTTTTATGAGTTCACCTTCCGAAGGTTTTTTGATGACAATGGCTACCCATACAACAATCCAAAGCCCATTGAGTATGAGTATGGTAATTCCCAAAACTCAGAACAGCAGtcagatgatgatgatgatcaACAGGCAAGTAGAGGAGTTCAGAGTCGTGATCTGGTTTATGTTTAG
- the LATS1 gene encoding serine/threonine-protein kinase LATS1 isoform X3 produces the protein MKRSEKPEGYRQMRPKTFPASNYTGSSQQMLQEIRESLRNLPKPSDAAKADHSMGKMLPEDPRQGRNPPKFVTYHKVLQEIRNSLLPFANEATSAVKGTSEVNRQMLQDLQAAGFDEDMVIQALRQTNNRSIEAAIEFISKMSYQDPRREQMVAAAARPVNAGAVQQSVNRKQSWKGSKESLVPQRHGPSLAEGVVYRSESPSSQPDVGRPLSGSGIAAFAQAHPANGQRVNPPPLPQIRSVTPPPPPPRGQTPPPRGTTPPPPSWEPNSQTKRYSGNMEYVISRISPVPPGAWQDGYPPPPMNPPPMNSSAQGQRGMSAVPIGRQPIIMQSSANSKFSFPSGRAGMQNGNCQAEFIVHQNVVSGNSVSRQPPPYPMNPTNRQSPTALQMQAGGSAPPSAYTNGNIPQAIMVPNRNSHNLELYNTSVAGIPASWSQPSPVQPQASPGNGHDMPAWQPSIPVRSNSFNNHHGSRQSHSGSSQPSATTVTAITPAPIQQPVKSMRVLKPELQTALAPTHPSWMPQPVQTVQTIPFSDSPSTNMAVMPPVVEAPNYQGPPPPYPKHLLHQNPSVNLYEAGPKLSKEEPPPLAREDENEKNYECVDSIDKEKKQITTSPVPVRKNKKDEERRESRIQSYSPQAFKFFMEQHVENILKSHQQRLHRKKQLENEMMRVGLSPEARDQMRKMLCQKESNYIRLRRAKMDKSMFVKIKTLGVGAFGEVCLARKVDTNALYATKTLRKKDVLLRNQVAHVKAERDILAEADNEWVVRLYYSFQDKDNLYFVMDYIPGGDMMSLLIRMGVFPENLARFYTAELTCAVESVHKMGFIHRDIKPDNILIDRDGHIKLTDFGLCTGFRWTHDSKYYQSGDHARQDSMDFSSEWGDPANCRCGDRLKPLERRAARQHQRCLAHSLVGTPNYIAPEVLLRTGYTQLCDWWSVGVILFEMLVGQPPFLAQTPLETQMKVINWQTALHIPPQAKLTPEASDLIIKLCRGPEDRLGKNGADEIKAHPFFKTIDFSSDLRRQSAFYIPKIAHPTDTSNFDPVDPDKLWSDDDKEGNRNDTLNGWYKNGKHPEHAFYEFTFRRFFDDNGYPYNNPKPIEYEYGNSQNSEQQSDDDDDQQASRGVQSRDLVYV, from the exons ATGAAGAGAAGTGAGAAGCCAGAAGGTTATAGACAAATGAGGCCTAAAACTTTTCCTGCCAGTAATTAtactggcagcagccagcagatgCTACAGGAAATACGAGAGAGCCTCAGGAATTTGCCTAAACCCTCAGATGCTGCTAAAGCTGATCACAGCATGGGCAAAATGTTACCTGAAGATCCTAGACAAGGCCGAAATCCCCCTAAATTTGTAACATATCACAAGGTTTTGCAGGAGATAAGAAACTCACTTCTGCCTTTTGCAAATGAAGCAACCTCAGCTGTCAAAGGAACATCAGAAGTTAATCGACAGATGCTGCAAGATTTGCAAGCTGCTGGCTTTGATGAG GATATGGTTATACAAGCTCTCAGACAAACTAACAACCGTAGTATAGAGGCTGCCATTGAATTTATAAGTAAAATGAGCTACCAGGATCCTCGTCGGGAACAGATggttgcagcagcagcaagaccTGTAAACGCAG gggctgtgcagcagtCGGTGAACCGcaagcagagctggaagggtTCTAAGGAGTCCCTGGTTCCTCAGCGGCACGGCCCTTCCCTGGCAGAGGGTGTGGTTTATCGCTCGGAAAGTCCCAGCTCGCAGCCTGATGTCGGAAGGCCGTTATCTGGATCTGGCATTGCGGCGTTTGCTCAGGCTCATCCTGCCAATGGACAAAGAGTGAATCCCCCACCTCTGCCGCAGATAAGGAGTGTCacacctcctcctccacctcctcgGGGGCAGACACCCCCTCCAAGGGGAACTActcctccacctccttcctGGGAGCCAAATTCTCAAACGAAGCGGTACTCTGGAAACATGGAATATGTGATCTCCCGTATTTCTCCAGTGCCACCGGGAGCATGGCAGGATGGTTATCCACCTCCACCTATGAATCCTCCTCCTATGAATTCATCCGCACAGGGGCAGAGAGGCATGAGTGCTGTCCCCATTGGCAGGCAACCGATAATCATGCAGAGTTCTGCCAACAGCAAATTTAGTTTTCCCTCAGGAAGAGCTGGAATGCAAAATGGCAATTGTCAGGCAGAATTCATAGTTCACCAGAATGTGGTGTCTGGAAATTCGGTGAGTCGCCAGCCACCCCCATATCCAATGAATCCAACCAACAGGCAGAGTCCCACAGCACTACAGATGCAGGCAGGAGGATCTGCTCCTCCTTCGGCATACACCAATGGGAATATTCCTCAGGCAATAATGGTGCCAAACAGAAACAGTCACAACCTGGAGCTTTACAACACCAGCGTGGCTGGAATACCTGCATCCTGGTCTCAGCCTTCCCCCGTGCAGCCGCAGGCGTCGCCGGGCAATGGGCATGACATGCCCGCGTGGCAGCCCAGTATTCCCGTGCGCTCCAACTCCTTCAACAACCATCACGGCAGCAGGCAGAGTCACTCGGGCAGCTCGCAGCCTTCGGCCACCACGGTGACAGCCATAACGCCTGCTCCCATTCAGCAGCCAGTGAAAAGCATGCGCGTGTTGAAACCAGAGCTGCAGACTGCGCTGGCCCCCACTCACCCTTCCTGGATGCCGCAGCCCGTGCAAACCGTTCAGACCATTCCCTTCTCCGACAGTCCCTCTACCAATATGGCAGTTATGCCTCCTGTTGTGGAAGCTCCAAATTACCAGGGTCCCCCACCACCTTACCCCAAACACTTGTTACATCAGAACCCTTCTGTCAATCTGTATGAGGCAGGACCCAAGCTCAGCAAGGAGGAGCCACCTCCTTTAGCCAGGGAGGATGAGAATGAAAAGAATTACGAATGTGTTGATTCAATAGataaagaaaagaagcaaattaCAACCTCACCTGTTCCTGTtagaaaaaacaagaaagatgaagaaagaaGAGAGTCTCGCATTCAGAGTTATTCCCCTCAAGCCTTTAAATTCTTCATGGAGCAGCATGTGGAGAATATACTCAAGTCACACCAGCAACGTTTGCACCGGAAAAAACAGCTAGAAAATGAAATGATGCGG GTTGGATTGTCACCAGAGGCCCGGGATCAAATGAGGAAAATGTTGTGCCAGAAAGAGTCAAATTACATTCGGCTAAGAAGAGCTAAAATGGACAAGTCAATGtttgtaaaaattaaaaccctGGGAGTTGGTGCATTTGGAGAAGTTTGCCTAGCAAGGAAGGTGGATACTAATGCTCTATATGCAACAAAGACTCTGAGGAAAAAAGATGTCTTGCTTAGAAATCAAGTTGCTCATGTTAAAGCTGAGCGGGATATCCTTGCAGAAGCTGATAATGAATGGGTAGTTCGACTGTACTATTCATTCCAAGATAAGGACAATTTGTACTTTGTAATGGACTACATTCCAGGAGGTGATATGATGAGTCTCCTAATTAGAATGGGTGTCTTCCCAGAAAATCTGGCACGGTTCTACACAGCAGAACTGACGTGTGCAGTTGAGAGTGTTCATAAAATGGGCTTCATCCACAGGGATATTAAACCTGACAATATCTTGATAGACCGTGATGGTCATATCAAACTGACTGACTTCGGGCTCTGTACTGGCTTTCGGTGGACCCATGACTCCAAGTACTACCAGAGTG GTGACCATGCCCGTCAGGACAGTATGGATTTCAGCAGCGAGTGGGGTGACCCGGCCAACTGCAGGTGTGGGGATCGGCTGAAGCCGCTGGAGCGCAGGGCGGCGCGGCAgcaccagcgctgcctggcCCACTCCCTGGTGGGCACTCCCAACTACATTGCACCTGAAGTGTTGTTACGGACAG GTTACACACAGTTGTGTGACTGGTGGAGTGTTGGAGTAATTCTCTTTGAGATGCTGGTGGGGCAGCCTCCATTCCTTGCACAGACGCCACTGGAAACACAAATGAAG GTTATCAACTGGCAAACTGCACTTCATATTCCACCTCAGGCTAAATTGACTCCCGAGGCCTCTGACCTCATTATTAAGCTCTGCCGAGGGCCAGAAGATCGTTTGGGCAAAAACGGCGCAGATGAAATAAAAGCTCATccatttttcaaaacaattgATTTTTCCAGCGATCTGCGGCGACAGTCTGCCTTCTACATTCCCAAAATTGCTCATCCCACGGACACATCCAACTTTGATCCAGTTGATCCAGATAAATTGTGGAGTGATGATGATAAGGAGGGGAACAGAAATGATACCCTCAATGGGTGGTACAAAAACGGAAAACATCCTGAACACGCTTTTTATGAGTTCACCTTCCGAAGGTTTTTTGATGACAATGGCTACCCATACAACAATCCAAAGCCCATTGAGTATGAGTATGGTAATTCCCAAAACTCAGAACAGCAGtcagatgatgatgatgatcaACAGGCAAGTAGAGGAGTTCAGAGTCGTGATCTGGTTTATGTTTAG